A window of Nonomuraea angiospora genomic DNA:
GGTCGGCCTGTCCACGACCGGCCCGCGCCAGGCGGACACCATCGACCGGGCGGTCGAGCTCGGCCTGTTCGACACGGTCCAGGCGACCTGGAACCTGCACGAACCGTCCGCCGGCCCGGCCCTGGACCGGGCCCATCGCGCCGGGCTGGGGGTGATCGTCAAGGAGGGCGTGGCGAACGGCCGCCTGACCGCCCACGCCGCCCCGGACCCGCTCGCCCGCGCCGCCCGCGAACGCGGCCTCACCCCGGACACGCTGGCCCTGGCCGCCGTCCTGGCCAGGCCGTGGGCCGGCGTGGTGCTGAGCGGGGCCGCGTCGGTGGAACAGTTCCACAGCAATCTCGCCGCGGTCCGCGTCGCCTGGGACCCGGACCTGGACGAGCGGCTCACCGTACTGGCGGAGGATCCCGAGACCTACTGGGCGACCCGGGGCTCGCTGACCTGGCAATGACCGCTGGCGGCCGGTCGGCTCGGGAGGGCGGCTGGTCGGCCGGGAGGCCGTTGCGGGTGGCGAGGGCGCGCATGGCGGCGCTGCGCCCTGCACGGCCTTACCCGACGGGCCGGCGGGCTCGCGCGGCGTCGAGGCGGCGGCGGGCCAGCTCCGTCGCGGCCCGGGCGGGGGTGACGTCGCGGTGTTCGGCCTCGCGGAGCAGCTCGGTGACGGTGTGCTCGATGGCCTCGACGCGTACGCGGGCCTCCTCGGGGCTCTCGTGACGCAGCTCCACGGCGAGCGCGTTGATGGCGCCGCCCGCGCTGACGACGTAGTCCGGCACCCAGACGATGCCGCGCTCGTGCAGCAGGTCCGCGACGGGCTCGGCGGCGAGCTGGTTGTTGGCCGGCCCGGCGATGGCGGCGCAGCGCAGCTCCGGTACGACGTCCCCGGTGAGGATGCCGCCGAGCGCCGCCGGGACGAGGATGTCGGCCTCGGCCGTGAGGGCTTCTCCCGGCGAGGTCCAGGTCGCGCCGAGCTCGCGGGCCCGGGCCCGCTTGGCCGGGTCGATGTCGCTGACCAGGAGTTCGGCCCCCTCCTCGGCGAGCAGGCCGGCCAGGCGGAGGCCCACGCTGCCGAGCCCCACCAGCGACACGCGCGCGCCCTTGAGTGCGGGGGTGCCGTGGAGGCGGTGGCGTACGGCGCGCAGGGCCGCCAGCGTGCCCAGCGCCGTGGCCGGTGAGGAGTCGCCGCTGCCGCCCTGCTCCACCGGCCGGCAGAAGACATGGGCGGTACGTTCGCCGATGACCGCCATGTCCTCGGGGCTCGTCCCGACGTCCGGGCCGGTCGCGTACGTGCCGTCCAGGGACGCGACGGCGTCCGCCACGTCCTCCAGCACCCTTCGGCGCAGCCCCGGATCCAGCTCGGTGCCCTCGGGAACGGCGACGACGGTCTTGCCGCCGCCGTTGGCCAGCCCGGCCACGGCGCACTTGGCGGTCATGCCGGCCGACAGGCGCAGCGCGTCGGTTAGCCCGTCGCGCCAGTCGGCGTAGCGCCAGACGCGGCATCCGCCCACCGCCTGGCCGAGCGCCGTCGAGTGGACGGCGACGATCACCGGCAGCCCGGAGCGCGGGCCGGTGCGGATGGCGACGTGTTCGTGGTCGAGTTCGGGCACGGCCCCGGTCCTTCCGGTCGAACGGCATCAGGGCTCAAGCGTCCGCCACAAGCCGGCACGCGGGCCCCTCGGCCCGAACGAACGGCCGGAAATCGGCGCGACCACGCGAACGAGACGAACTTCGTTTGGCGATCGGGCGGCTTCGCCGACCGAATGGCGAGACATCGGATGAACGATCCCGCCGGGCGCCCCCAGGCCCGGAAAGATTCCGGAAATCGGCGATATAGCTCCGATCTAAGGCATTGACGTCCGACACCTCGCAGGGTCATATCGGTTGTAACACCCTACGGAAGGCAGGTACGCATATGTCCCAGCCGAAAGAGCAGGGCAAGAAGCAACCTCGCAGGATCCACGAGAAGAAGGTCAGGACCCGCGGCGAGGAGACGACCTGGCACAAGCCGGACTACCAGGTCGTCGAGGCCTCCATGGAGATGACCGCGTACTTCCTGGCCACCCGGTAACCGGGCGCCGCCATGCGACTGCAGGTGCTCGGCACCGCGGCCGGTGGCGGCGTGCCCCAGTGGAACTGCGCGTGCCCCGGCTGCTCCGGGGCGCGCGCCCATCCGGGCCGCCGCCGACGTCACGCCAGCCTGGCCGTCCAGCTCGACGACGGCGCCTACGTGGTCAACGCCACGCCCGACATCGCCGAGCAGATCGAGTCGTGCGCCTGGCTGCGCCCGGGGCCGGGCCCCCGCGAGTCGCCGCTGAAGGGCGTGATCCTCACCGACGCCGAGCTCGACCACACGATCGGCCTGCTCAGGCTCAGGGAGGCCGACGCGCTGGAAGTGCGCTCCACCCCGGTCGTACGGCACGCGCTGCGGCCCTTCGCCGAGCTCCTGCGCCCCTACCTCCAGCTGACCTGGGCCGAGGCCGCCGCCATCCCGGTGTCGGGCAAGCGCCCCCGGTACGCCGCCGACTCTCCCGAGGTCGAGGCCACGGGCTGGGTGTCGGCGCTGCGCCTCGGGCCGCTGGTGTACGCGCCCGCCATGGGGGTGTGGCCGGACGAACTGGACGAGGCGTTCCGGCAGGCCGAGTGCGTGATCGTGGACGGCACGTTCTGGGACGACGAGGAGCCCCGCCGTACCGGGATCTCCGCCAGGACCGCCACCCAGATGGGCCACCTGCCGATCGAGGCGACCATGGAGCGGCTCTCCAAGCTGCCCGGCCGCCGCCTCTACACCCACCTCAACAACACCAACCCCCTCGTGGACCCGGCGGCCGAGCAGCACGAGGTGCTCGCCGAGCTGGGGATCGAGGTGGCCGCCGACGGGATGGTGATCGACCTTTGAACGGCTTCGAGGCCGAGCTGCGCGCCGTAGCGGAGAAGCGCTACCACCACCTGCACCCGTTCAACCAGCGCATGCACGCGGGCGAGCTGACCCGCGACGAGCTGCGGGGCTGGATACTCAACCGCTTCCACTACCAGCGGCACATCCCGGTCAAGGACGCGTTCGTCCTGGCCAAGCTGGGCACGCCCGAGCTGCGCAGGATGTGGTTGCGCAGAATCCAGGACCACGACGGCGCCGCGCCCGGCGAGGGCGGCATCGAGCGGTGGCTGCGCCTGGGCGAGGCGGCCGGGCTGGAGCGGTCGCTGCTGCTGTCGGGCGAGGGCGTGCTGCCCGGCGTGCGGCTGGCCGTCGACGGCTACGTGAACCTGTGCCGCAACGGCTCCGCGCTGGAGGCCGTCGCGGCGTCGCTGACCGAGCTGTTCGCCCCGGACCTCATGCGTACGAGGATCGCCGCCTTTGAACGGCACTACCAGTGGATAGACCCGGACGGGCTGCGATATTTCCAGGTACGCGTCTCCCAGGGCCGCCAGGACAGCGGCGAGGCCCTGGCCCTGGTGCTCGACTGGGCGCGCACGCGCGCCGACCAGGACAAGGCCGTCGCGGCGCTCGCCTACAAGTGCGACCTCCTGTGGTCCCTGCTCGACGCCGTGAACGGGGCGTACCGATGACCTGGCGCCCGGTGCTTTCCCGCTCGGCCATGCTCCGCCATGACCCGGTACGCGGGGCGGACCTGCTGATCGTGCCCGAGCGGATCGTCGTGCTCAACGCGGAGGCGGCGGCCATCGTCGCCCTGTGCGACGGCGCGCGGACCGTGGCGGACATCGTCGCCGAGCTGCCCGAGGGCCCGGAGTCCGACATCGTGGAGTTCCTGGAACGGGTCCGGGCCGAGGGCTGGCTCCGGTGAACGCCCCCTGGGCCATGCTGGCCGAGCTCACGCACGCGTGCCCGCTGCGCTGCCCGTACTGCTCGAACCCGACCGAGCTGGCGGCCAGGTCGAGCGAGCTGGGCACCGGCGAGTGGCGGCGGATCTTCGGCGAGGCGGCGGCGCTGGGCGTCGTGCACGCGCACCTGTCCGGCGGCGAACCGCTGCTGAGGCGGGACCTGGCGGAGATCGTGGCGGCGGCCGACCGCGCGGGCGTCTACACGCAGCTGGTCACCAGCGGCGTCGGGCTGAGCGAGCGCAGGACGGGCGAGCTGGCGGCGGCGGGGTTGCGCAGCGTGCAGCTGTCGGTCCAGTCGGCCACGGCGGAGGAGTCGGACCGGATCGCCGGGGTCGCGTCGTTCGCGAGGAAGGAGCGGGCCGCCGCGGCGGTGGTCGCGAGCGGGCTGCCGCTCGGGCTCAACGTGGTGCTGCACCGGGCCAACCTGGACGCCGTGGGCGAGATCATCGAGCTCGGGCTGGCGTGGGGCGTGGAGCGCATCGAGCTGGCCAACACGCAGTTCTACGGGTGGGGGCTGCTCAACAGGTCCGCGCTGCTGCCAACCAGGGAGCAGCTCGCCCGCGCCGAGGCCGTAGTCCAGAAATATCGGGAAAAGACGGATGTTGAGCTGATCTGGGTGATTCCTGATTACTTCGACGGCGTGCCCAAGCCCTGCATGGGCGGCTGGGGCGCGATCTCGCTCACCGTCGCGCCCGACGGCCGCGTGCTGCCCTGCCCGGCGGCGTACGACCTGCCGCTGGACGTCCCCAACGCCCGCGATCACTCGCTCGGCTGGATCTGGGAGCACTCGCCCGCCTTCAACGCCTACCGGGGCACCGGCTGGATGCGCGAGCCGTGCGCGAGCTGCCCGCGCAAGACGCTCGACTTCGGTGGCTGCCGCTGCCAGGCGTACGCGCTGACCGGGGACGCGAGCCGTACCGATCCGGCCTGCGGGCTCTCCCCCGACCACCACCTCGTCACGGAGCTGACGGCGGGCGGCACGTTCACCTACAGGCGGCCGGCGCGCCGGTAGCCCCGCGCGTATGCGCGGCGTCAATCCGCTGTGAACGACCGCGCCCTACGGTCGGCGTCATTCACCTTTGCCGCCGACCGAGGAAGGCAGCCATGTTCCGCACCCCTTTCCGCCGAGGTCTCGCCGCCGCCGCGGCCTGCATCGCCCTCTCCGGATCCGCGAGCGCCTGCGGTGGCGGCGGGAACGCCGAAGTGTGCACCGAGACCTTCAAGCTCTACGAGGACTACACGACGCAGGCGCAGACCGCGGCCGGCGACGCCGCGAGCATGAACAAGCTGAACGCCGACATCGGCGCCAAGGTCAAGGAGCTCGCCGGAAAGGCCGAAGGCGACCTCGCGGCGGCCCTGAACGGCATGGCCGGCACCTTCACGAACGCCCAGATCGACCCCTCCGACAAGGACGCGGCCCTGGCCGAGCTGCAGGAGGTGCGGACCAACATGAAGACCGCCCTGGACAAGGTCAACGCGATCTGCACCTGATAGGCGGAGAAAGGGGGTGACCTCTCCTGACCGAGCGGATGTGGTTCACGCTGCTGGGCCCGGTGCGGGTGCTGCGGGAGGAGCGCGAGGTCCGGCTGGGCGGGCCGCAGCAGCGGGCCTTCCTGGCCCTGCTGCTGGCCGCCGCGGGGCAGCCGGTCGGCGTCGATGACCTGGTCGACGGCCTGTGGGGGCAGGACCCGCCGCCCACCGCGCTCAACGTGCTGCATCGGAACGTGGGGAAGCTGCGCCGGGCGCTGGAGCCGGGGCTGCCGGCGCGGGAGGCGGGCCGGTGGCTGCTGCCCGCGGCGGGAGGTTACCGGCTCGCGGTGGACGCCGCCTGCGCGGACCTCCTCCGGTTCCGGGAGCAGGTGGCGCGGGCCCGCGCGGCCGCCGCCGAGGACCGGCCCGCCGAAGCGGTGGACCACTACGTGCGGGCGCTGGGGTTGTGGCAGGGGGCCGTGGGCGCCGGGATCCCGCCCGAGGTCCGTGCCCGGCCGGTCTTCGTCGCCCTGGACCGGGAGTACGCGGCGGCGGTCGGCGTGGCCGCCGGCTACGCGCTGGCCGCCGGCCGGCCCGCGCCGCTGCTGCCGGCCGTGCGGGCGGCAGCCGAGCGGGAGCCGCTGGACGAGCTGCTGCAGGCCCGGCTGGTCCAGCTCCTGGCCGCGACCGGCCGCCAGGGCGCGGCCCGCGACCACTATCTCCAGGTCCGCGCCCGGCTGGCCGAGGACCTGGGCATCGACCCCGGGCCCGAGCTGACGGCCGCGGGAGAGAGCGTGCTACGCCGCCCGGCCGCCCAGCAGGGGACGCGGACGAGCAAGAGCGGCCACGGCCTGCCCGGGACACCGGCGAGCATGACCGGACCTGCCCGGCAGGGGGCGCGGGCGAGCATGACCGGACCTGCCCAGCCCGGGGCGTGGGCGAGCGTGGCCAGGCCCGCTCAGCTGCCCGCCGATCCGCCGGTCTTCGAGGGGCGCCAAGCGGAGCTGGCGCAGCTGCCGGCGCCGGAGGAGGACCAGGCCGGGGCGGGCGGCGCGGAGGTCAGGGTCATCTGCGGCATGGGCGGCATCGGCAAGACCACCCTGGCCGTGCGCTGGGCGCATCAGGTCGCCCACCACTACGCCGACGGCCAGCTGTTCCTGAACCTGCGCGGCTTCCACCCCAGCGACCGGGCGATGAGCGCCGGTGAGGCGCTGGACGCGCTGCTGGCCGGCCTGGGCGTGGCCGCGGAGGAGATCCCGGTCGACGTGGAGGCGCGGGCCGCCCTGTTCCGCGACCGCGTCGACGGACGGCGGCTGCTCCTGCTGCTCGACAACGCCCGCGACGCCCGGCAGGTACGCCCGCTGCTGCCCGCCTCCCCCGGCTGCCTGGTGATCGTGACCAGCCGTAACCGGCTCGACGGGCTCGCCGGCGCCCGCCCGCTGGCCCTGGAGCCGCTGCCGGCCCGCGAAGCCGCCGATCTGCTGCGCGCCCGGCTGGGCGCGGCGCGGGTGGAGGCCGAGCCGGACGCGACCGCCCAGATCCTGTCCTTATGCGGCGGACTGCCGCTCGCGCTGGTCGCCGTCGCCGCCCACGCCCTGACCCACCCGTCCTTCACGCTGGCGTCCATCGCGGCCGAGCTGCGCCAGGCGCGCGGCAACCTGGACGGCTTCGCCGGCTTCGACGCGACGGCGGCCCCGCAGGCGGTGTTCTCCTGGTCCTACCGCGCGCTCACCCCGGCGGCGGCCCGGCTGTTCCGGCTGCTGGGCACCGTGCCGGGGCCCGACCTCAGCGCGTCGGCCGCGGCCGGCCTGGCCGGCCTGAGCCTTTCCGACGCGCTCCCGCCGCTGCTGGAGCTCACCGCCGCCCACCTGCTCACCGAGCACGTGCCGGGCCGCTTCACGTTCCACGACCTGATCCGCGCGTACGCCGCCGAGACGGCCGCCGAGGAGGAGGCGGATCACGAGGTCACGGCCGCCCTGCACCGGCTGCTGGACCACTACCTCCGTACGGCCCACCGCTGCTCGGAGCTGATCAAACCGGGCCAGAACGCGATCCCCTTCCCCGACCCACAGGACGGCGTCACCCCGGACCCGGTGGACGACACGGTCCAGGCGCTGGCCTGGTTCGGGGCCGAGGAGGAGGCCGTGCTCGCCGCCGTCGAGCACGCGGCCCGGCTCGGGCTCGACCACCATGTCGCGCATCTGGCCTGGTCGGCGCACACGTACCTGATCCTGATGCGCCCGGCGGAGCGGGTGCTGGCGCTGGCGCGGACCGCGGTGCGGGCCACCGAACGGCTCGGTGACGCGCGCATGCACGCCCACGCCCTGCACGCCCTGGCGTCGGCGTGCACGCGTGCCGGGCTCCCAGGGGAGGCGCACGACGCCTACCGGCGCGCGTTGAGCCTGTTCACCGAGCTGGGGGATGTGAAGGGACAGTCCGTCGCCCATCTCGAGCTGACCCGCCTGCACGACCGGCAGGGCCGTTACCAGGAGGCGCTGCGCCACGCGCGGCGCTGCCTCGTGCTGTCCCGCCAGGAGGGGGCGACCCCGTTCGAGGAGGCCGGCGCGCTGAACGCGGTGGGCTGGGTGCTGATCCGGCTGGGCGAGCCGCGCGCGGGCCTGGCGTACAGCCGGCGGTCGCTGAAGCTGCAGACCAACGTGGTCGGCCAGAGCTTCGTCCTCTACACCATCGGATGGGCGCATCACCTCCTGGGAGAGCACGGTGCGGCGATCGACAACTACCGCAGGTCCCTGGCGCTGGGCGACGGCCAGAGCTGGCACGGTCGTGACCACGACGCCCTGGTGCTGGAGCGGCTCGGGGACGCCCTGCACGCCGCCGGCGATCTCGACGCGGCCAGGTCGAGCTGGCGGGCCGCCCTGGAACGCCTCTACGACTCCCGGACCGAGGCCAGGGCGACCCTCGCCGCCAAACTCGGCGCTGAACTCGGCGCCGAACTCGGCGACGCGTCAGCCCATGGGCAGGGCCGCCGGTCGCCGTGAGTGGAATCGCAGCAGCCGGCTCAGCGCGGCGTCGCACTGTTCGACGCCCTCGCACGCCCATGCCTGCCGCCTCGCGAACGCCTTGACCAGACCGTGGTACCGGTAGGTCCCGCCCGGCCCGGCCAGCAGCAGGTGCGCGTCCACCAGCGACTCCAGCAGCCCGTGCGCCCGCCGTCGCGGCAGGCCGAGCAGCGCCGCGACCGACTCCGCCGTCAGCTCGCCGTAGTCGGGCAGCGCGGCGAGCCGGAAGGCCGTGGCCTGCTGCGGATCGAGCCGGCTCTGGGCCAGCAGCAAGGGCGCCTCGATCAGCGCGCAGCCGTCGTTCGCGCCCGCCGGCCGGTACAGGTCGTCCTCCAGGCGCATGCGGACCTGCCGCACCGTCCAGTGCGGCCTGGCCTGCAGCAGGTCCGCGGCCACGCGTACGGCCAGCGGCTGGTGCGAGCACAGGCCGACCAGCTCGACCGCCTCCTGCCGGTGCCCGAGGACGCGCCCGTGGCCGGCCAGCCGGGCCAGCAGCTCCAGCGCGTCCGCCGGGGAGAGGACGTCGAGCCCGATCCAGCGGGCGCCGGGCAGGTCGATCAGGTGCCGCCAGGTGGTGACGATCGCGGCGCAGCCGGGCGCCGCCGGCAGCAGGTGGCGTACCTGGTCCGCGTCGCGGGCGTCGTCCAGCAGCATCAGCACCCGCCGGTCGGCGAGCACGGTTCGCCACAGCGCCGCCCGCTCCTCCAGCCGGTCGGGCAGCCGATCCCCCGGCACGCCGAAGGCGCGCAGGAAGGAGCCCAGGACCTCGGCCGGATCCGCCGGGCGGCCGGCGGACGTTCCGAGATCGGCGTAGACCTGGCCGTCCGGGAAGCGCTCCCGCATCGCGTGCGCCGCCTGGACGGCCAGCGCGGTCTTCCCCACGCCGCCGAGCCCGGTGATCGCCACCACCGGCGTCCACCCGGCGGGACCGAGCGTGTCGTGGACGGCGGCCAGCTCCGCCTCCCTGCCCACGAAGCCGGGTGGCGCGGCGGGCAACTGGGCGGGCGGCCGCCCGGCCGCGACGGCCGGCGCCGGGTGGGCGAGCCCCGGGTCCGCGCGCAGGATGCGCTGATGCAGCTCGCGCAGGCCGGCGCCGGGGTCGATGCCGAGCTCCGCCGCGAGCAACCGCCGCACCTCGTCGTACGCGCCCAGCGCCTCCGCCTGCCGGCCCGACCGGTAGAGGGCGACCATCTGCAGCTCGCGCAGCCGCTCGCGCATGGGCTCGGCGGCGACGGCCTCGGCCAGCTCCTCGCTCGCCTCGGCGTGCCGGCCGAGCTCCAGGTCGAGCGACAGCCGCTCCTCCAGCGCGGCGACCCGGCGCTGGACCAGGCGGGTGCGCTCCTGGTCGACGTAGTCGCCGCGGGCCCCGCCCAGCGGCGGGCCCTGCCACAGCCGCAGGGCGCCGCGCAGCAGGCCGGCCGCCTCGGCCGCGTTCCCCCGAGCGCGTACGGCCTGCGCCTCGCGCACCTGCCCGAGGAAGGTGTGCCAGTCCACGGACGCCGCGCCGGCGGAGATGACGTAGCCGCAACCGGACGACCTGATCACCCGGTCGTCGTCCTCGCCGGACGACACGACGCGGCGCAGCCGGCACACGTAGGTGCGTACGACGGCCCGCGCGCTCTCCGGTGGCCGCTCCCCCCACAGCGCGTCCACGATCTCGTCGATCGACGCCGCCTCGCCCTCGCGTAACAGCAGGAAGGCGAGCAACGCCCGCTGCTGGGGTGCGCCGAGGTCGAGCTCCACGTCACCGCGCCATCCCCTGACCGGCCCCAGCAGGGCGAACCGCAACCCAGTCCCCATGATCGATCGTTCCTCCCCCATTGGTAAGACCCCTGGTCAGACCGCGTGAAATCGTAGGCCGCCCTTTGTGACCAAGGACTGACCGAAGTGTGATCGCGGCTCACCCTCGACGAGCCGCCACCAGTTCGGCGATCGTCTCCAGGGCGTCGAAGCCGGCGATCTCCTCGCGCAGCTCCCGTGCGCGGGCGCGGTAGGACGGCGTCGACAGGACGGTGTTCACGGCCGAGCGGAGTGCGGCGTCGTCGGGGCGCGCGGTGGCCAGGTTGACGCCCGTACCGCTCCACTCGACCCGGGCGGCGATCAACGGTTTGTCCTCCGTGACGCCCCCGACGACGAGCGGGACACCGTGCCGCAGGGCGGTGTGCACCCCGCCGTAGCCACCGTTGGTGACCAGGAGGTCGGCATGGGGCAGCAGCAGGTCGAAGGGGATGAAGTCGGCCACCCGGGCGTTGCCGGGCACGGTCCCCATGAGGTTCCGCACGTCCTCGACCCCGCCCGGCCGCGCGGTGGCGGCGACGACGAGGACGTCGGAGTCGGCGAGGACGCGCAGCGTGGGGACGACCAGCTCCTCCAGGTCCACGTTGGCGAACGTCCCCTGCGTCGTCACCACGACCGGGCGGCCGTCCGACAGGTCCTTCCACCACGACGGCCGCTCGAAGGCCCCGGCGGGCGCCGACGGCAGGGGGCCGACGAAGCGGAAGGAGCTCGGGAGGTCGTCACGGGGGAACTCGAACCCGGGGACGGTCAGCTGCAGGTAGTGGTCGGGGACGGTGATCAGGCTGGTGAGCACGAACTCGGGAAGGCTCACCCCGACCGACTCGAACAGCTTCTCCAGATGCCGCTGCGCGTCCATGTGGACCTCCGGGCCCCAGCCGGTCGCCGGGGGCGGCGGCGAGACGCCCACGCTGACGGTGATCGGACGGGTGTCCGGCCCGGAGGCCAGGGAGAGCGGCAGGGCCCCGAGGAACAGGTTGTCGGTGATCACGGCGGTGGCCGGGACGTCGGCCAGCAGCCGCCGCAGCGCCTCGTACTGGGCCGGGACCGGGTCGCCGAAGACGTGCTTGACGTCGAACCCGAGCTGGACGGGACCGGGAGGGAGCTGGCCGCGTTCGGGGAACTCCAGGTCCATCCGCCGGTCGTCGTAGTCGGCCTCCTCGGGGAGCGCCGTGAAGTACGCGCCGACGGCCTCCGCGCGTTCCTTGAACCTCGTGCCCGTGAGGAAGGTGACCTCGTGACCGCGCCGCACCAGATCGGCGGCGACGGTGAGGAGGGGCGCCACGTGCCCGTTGGCGGGCGTGGCGGCGATGATGATCTCGGACATGGACCTCTCCGCTGTCAGAACGTGAGAAACAAGCGGAGATCGTATGTTCGCCCTTGTGCATAACTAGTGATCGGATTCAACACGCGCGAACGGCCGCCGCCGGAGCCCGACACTCCGGCGACGGCCGCGTCCATCACCTCAGGATCTGCTTTTCCTG
This region includes:
- a CDS encoding Glu/Leu/Phe/Val dehydrogenase — translated: MPELDHEHVAIRTGPRSGLPVIVAVHSTALGQAVGGCRVWRYADWRDGLTDALRLSAGMTAKCAVAGLANGGGKTVVAVPEGTELDPGLRRRVLEDVADAVASLDGTYATGPDVGTSPEDMAVIGERTAHVFCRPVEQGGSGDSSPATALGTLAALRAVRHRLHGTPALKGARVSLVGLGSVGLRLAGLLAEEGAELLVSDIDPAKRARARELGATWTSPGEALTAEADILVPAALGGILTGDVVPELRCAAIAGPANNQLAAEPVADLLHERGIVWVPDYVVSAGGAINALAVELRHESPEEARVRVEAIEHTVTELLREAEHRDVTPARAATELARRRLDAARARRPVG
- the pqqA gene encoding pyrroloquinoline quinone precursor peptide PqqA, producing MSQPKEQGKKQPRRIHEKKVRTRGEETTWHKPDYQVVEASMEMTAYFLATR
- the pqqB gene encoding pyrroloquinoline quinone biosynthesis protein PqqB, with amino-acid sequence MRLQVLGTAAGGGVPQWNCACPGCSGARAHPGRRRRHASLAVQLDDGAYVVNATPDIAEQIESCAWLRPGPGPRESPLKGVILTDAELDHTIGLLRLREADALEVRSTPVVRHALRPFAELLRPYLQLTWAEAAAIPVSGKRPRYAADSPEVEATGWVSALRLGPLVYAPAMGVWPDELDEAFRQAECVIVDGTFWDDEEPRRTGISARTATQMGHLPIEATMERLSKLPGRRLYTHLNNTNPLVDPAAEQHEVLAELGIEVAADGMVIDL
- the pqqC gene encoding pyrroloquinoline-quinone synthase PqqC — protein: MNGFEAELRAVAEKRYHHLHPFNQRMHAGELTRDELRGWILNRFHYQRHIPVKDAFVLAKLGTPELRRMWLRRIQDHDGAAPGEGGIERWLRLGEAAGLERSLLLSGEGVLPGVRLAVDGYVNLCRNGSALEAVAASLTELFAPDLMRTRIAAFERHYQWIDPDGLRYFQVRVSQGRQDSGEALALVLDWARTRADQDKAVAALAYKCDLLWSLLDAVNGAYR
- the pqqD gene encoding pyrroloquinoline quinone biosynthesis peptide chaperone PqqD — translated: MTWRPVLSRSAMLRHDPVRGADLLIVPERIVVLNAEAAAIVALCDGARTVADIVAELPEGPESDIVEFLERVRAEGWLR
- the pqqE gene encoding pyrroloquinoline quinone biosynthesis protein PqqE, which gives rise to MNAPWAMLAELTHACPLRCPYCSNPTELAARSSELGTGEWRRIFGEAAALGVVHAHLSGGEPLLRRDLAEIVAAADRAGVYTQLVTSGVGLSERRTGELAAAGLRSVQLSVQSATAEESDRIAGVASFARKERAAAAVVASGLPLGLNVVLHRANLDAVGEIIELGLAWGVERIELANTQFYGWGLLNRSALLPTREQLARAEAVVQKYREKTDVELIWVIPDYFDGVPKPCMGGWGAISLTVAPDGRVLPCPAAYDLPLDVPNARDHSLGWIWEHSPAFNAYRGTGWMREPCASCPRKTLDFGGCRCQAYALTGDASRTDPACGLSPDHHLVTELTAGGTFTYRRPARR
- a CDS encoding AfsR/SARP family transcriptional regulator; this translates as MWFTLLGPVRVLREEREVRLGGPQQRAFLALLLAAAGQPVGVDDLVDGLWGQDPPPTALNVLHRNVGKLRRALEPGLPAREAGRWLLPAAGGYRLAVDAACADLLRFREQVARARAAAAEDRPAEAVDHYVRALGLWQGAVGAGIPPEVRARPVFVALDREYAAAVGVAAGYALAAGRPAPLLPAVRAAAEREPLDELLQARLVQLLAATGRQGAARDHYLQVRARLAEDLGIDPGPELTAAGESVLRRPAAQQGTRTSKSGHGLPGTPASMTGPARQGARASMTGPAQPGAWASVARPAQLPADPPVFEGRQAELAQLPAPEEDQAGAGGAEVRVICGMGGIGKTTLAVRWAHQVAHHYADGQLFLNLRGFHPSDRAMSAGEALDALLAGLGVAAEEIPVDVEARAALFRDRVDGRRLLLLLDNARDARQVRPLLPASPGCLVIVTSRNRLDGLAGARPLALEPLPAREAADLLRARLGAARVEAEPDATAQILSLCGGLPLALVAVAAHALTHPSFTLASIAAELRQARGNLDGFAGFDATAAPQAVFSWSYRALTPAAARLFRLLGTVPGPDLSASAAAGLAGLSLSDALPPLLELTAAHLLTEHVPGRFTFHDLIRAYAAETAAEEEADHEVTAALHRLLDHYLRTAHRCSELIKPGQNAIPFPDPQDGVTPDPVDDTVQALAWFGAEEEAVLAAVEHAARLGLDHHVAHLAWSAHTYLILMRPAERVLALARTAVRATERLGDARMHAHALHALASACTRAGLPGEAHDAYRRALSLFTELGDVKGQSVAHLELTRLHDRQGRYQEALRHARRCLVLSRQEGATPFEEAGALNAVGWVLIRLGEPRAGLAYSRRSLKLQTNVVGQSFVLYTIGWAHHLLGEHGAAIDNYRRSLALGDGQSWHGRDHDALVLERLGDALHAAGDLDAARSSWRAALERLYDSRTEARATLAAKLGAELGAELGDASAHGQGRRSP
- a CDS encoding AfsR/SARP family transcriptional regulator; its protein translation is MGTGLRFALLGPVRGWRGDVELDLGAPQQRALLAFLLLREGEAASIDEIVDALWGERPPESARAVVRTYVCRLRRVVSSGEDDDRVIRSSGCGYVISAGAASVDWHTFLGQVREAQAVRARGNAAEAAGLLRGALRLWQGPPLGGARGDYVDQERTRLVQRRVAALEERLSLDLELGRHAEASEELAEAVAAEPMRERLRELQMVALYRSGRQAEALGAYDEVRRLLAAELGIDPGAGLRELHQRILRADPGLAHPAPAVAAGRPPAQLPAAPPGFVGREAELAAVHDTLGPAGWTPVVAITGLGGVGKTALAVQAAHAMRERFPDGQVYADLGTSAGRPADPAEVLGSFLRAFGVPGDRLPDRLEERAALWRTVLADRRVLMLLDDARDADQVRHLLPAAPGCAAIVTTWRHLIDLPGARWIGLDVLSPADALELLARLAGHGRVLGHRQEAVELVGLCSHQPLAVRVAADLLQARPHWTVRQVRMRLEDDLYRPAGANDGCALIEAPLLLAQSRLDPQQATAFRLAALPDYGELTAESVAALLGLPRRRAHGLLESLVDAHLLLAGPGGTYRYHGLVKAFARRQAWACEGVEQCDAALSRLLRFHSRRPAALPMG
- a CDS encoding glycosyltransferase → MSEIIIAATPANGHVAPLLTVAADLVRRGHEVTFLTGTRFKERAEAVGAYFTALPEEADYDDRRMDLEFPERGQLPPGPVQLGFDVKHVFGDPVPAQYEALRRLLADVPATAVITDNLFLGALPLSLASGPDTRPITVSVGVSPPPPATGWGPEVHMDAQRHLEKLFESVGVSLPEFVLTSLITVPDHYLQLTVPGFEFPRDDLPSSFRFVGPLPSAPAGAFERPSWWKDLSDGRPVVVTTQGTFANVDLEELVVPTLRVLADSDVLVVAATARPGGVEDVRNLMGTVPGNARVADFIPFDLLLPHADLLVTNGGYGGVHTALRHGVPLVVGGVTEDKPLIAARVEWSGTGVNLATARPDDAALRSAVNTVLSTPSYRARARELREEIAGFDALETIAELVAARRG